One Littorina saxatilis isolate snail1 linkage group LG1, US_GU_Lsax_2.0, whole genome shotgun sequence genomic window carries:
- the LOC138946703 gene encoding retinal dehydrogenase 2-like: MSFPEPIRDVQVKYTQLFINNEFVNAESGKTFPTINPATGKPIVQLQEADKADVEKAVAAAKEAFKLGSPWRRMDASRRGVLLNKFADLMEQNIAELASLEVLDNGKPFKAAVFDMFFAIQVVRYYAGWSDKIHGKSIPINGDYVCYTRHEPVGICAQIIPWNYPAVMFVWKFAPALAAGNVVIIKPAEQTPLSAIFLASLVKEVGFPDGVVAVLPGYGPTAGAALTGHKDINKVAFTGSTEIGQIIMQAAGESNLKRTTLELGGKSPAIFLDDVDIDSAVEQAQEACMTNMGQCCVAGTRTFVHEKIYDEFVKKSAALAAKRTVGDPFDPNTINGPQIDEEQFTKILGMIEKGKKEGAKVEAGGDRWGKEGYFVQPTVFSHVTDSMCIAQDEIFGPVQQLLKFSSVDEAIERANSTNYGLGAAVFTNDINKAMMFANGVRAGTVWVNCYNAVTPQAPFGGFKMSGIGRELGEYGLQQYVEVKNVVIKIPQKNS; the protein is encoded by the exons ATGAGTTTCCCAGAACCAATCCGTGATGTACAGGTGAAATACACTCAG CTGTTCATCAACAATGAGTTTGTGAATGCTGAGAGCGGGAAGACTTTCCCCACCATCAACCCTGCCACGGGGAAACCCATTGTTCAGTTGCAGGAAGCTGATAAG GCTGATGTGGAGAAAGCGGTTGCCGCGGCGAAGGAGGCCTTTAAACTGGGATCGCCATGGAGACGCATGGACGCCAGCCGTCGTGGAGTGCTGCTCAACAAATTTGCTGACCTCATGGAGCAGAACATCGCTGAACTTGCG AGTCTGGAAGTGCTGGATAACGGCAAACCCTTCAAGGCGGCCGTGTTCGACATGTTCTTCGCTATCCAAGTGGTGCGCTACTACGCTGGCTGGTCGGACAAGATCCACGGCAAATCCATCCCCATCA acgGGGACTATGTGTGCTACACTCGCCATGAACCCGTCGGCATCTGTGCTCAGATCATTCCT TGGAACTACCCAGCAGTCATGTTTGTGTGGAAGTTCGCCCCGGCGCTGGCGGCAGGCAACGTGGTGATCATCAAGCCCGCCGAGCAGACACCGCTCTCCGCCATCTTCCTCGCTTCTCTCGTCAAGGAG GTTGGCTTCCCAGATGGTGTGGTGGCCGTGTTGCCTGGCTACGGGCCCACAGCGGGAGCAGCGCTGACCGGTCACAAGGACATCAACAAGGTGGCCTTCACCGGCTCCACAGAG atcGGCCAGATCATCATGCAGGCAGCAGGGGAGAGCAACCTGAAGAGAACTACGCTGGAGCTGGGAGGCAAAAGTCCCGCCATCTTCCTGGATGACGTTGACA TTGACTCGGCGGTGGAGCAAGCGCAGGAGGCCTGCATGACCAACATGGGGCAGTGCTGTGTGGCCGGGACTCGAACCTTCGTGCACGAGAAAATCTACGATGAGTTTGTGAAGAAGTCGGCAGCCCTTGCCGCCAAGCGTACAGTGGGCGACCCCTTTGACCCCAACACCATCAATGGCCCGCAG ATTGACGAAGAGCAGTTCACGAAGATCCTGGGGATGATCGAGAAAGGCAAGAAGGAGGGAGCCAAGGTGGAGGCAGGTGGTGATCGCTGGGGGAAGGAGGGGTACTTTGTGCAGCCCACCGTCTTCTCCCATGTCACTGATAGCATGTGCATTGcacaggacgag ATTTTCGGGCCGGTGCAGCAGCTGCTGAAGTTCAGCTCGGTGGACGAGGCGATCGAGCGCGCCAACAGCACCAACTACGGTCTGGGGGCGGCTGTCTTCACCAACGACATCAACAAGGCCATGATGTTCGCCAATGGCGTCAGGGCCGGTACAGTCTG GGTGAATTGTTACAATGCAGTGACGCCCCAGGCTCCATTCGGCGGCTTCAAGATGTCTGGCATTGGACGCGAGCT TGGAGAGTATGGACTGCAGCAGTACGTGGAAGTGAAGAAC GTTGTGATCAAGATCCCACAGAAGAACTCCTAA